One genomic window of Bacillus mycoides includes the following:
- the argS gene encoding arginine--tRNA ligase yields the protein MNSLEQVKGLIKEEIQAAVLKAELATEEQIPNVVLESPKDKTNGDFSTNMAMQLARVAKKAPRMIAEELVANFDKAKASIEKIEIAGPGFINFYMDNSYLTDLIPTIVNAGEAYGETNTGKGEKVQIEFVSANPTGDLHLGHARGAAVGDTLCNVLAKAGYDVSREYYINDAGNQIHNLALSVEARYMQALGLEKEMPEDGYHGADIIGIGKRLAEEFGDRYAKADAEESYEFYRSYGLKYELAKLQKDLASFRVNFDVWFSETSLYKNGKIDQALAVLKERDEIFEEGGATWFRSMTYGDDKNRVLIKNDGSYTYLTPDIAYHSDKLERGFDKLINIWGADHHGYIPRMKAAIQALGYDKGTLEVEIIQMVQLYQNGEKMKMSKRTGKAVTLRELMEEVGVDAMRYFFAMRSGDSHLDFDMDLAVSKSNENPVYYAQYAHARVCSILRQGEELGLATGGDVNYKLVTSEKEVELLKKLGEFPAVVADAAQKRLPHRITSYAFELAAALHSFYNAEKVLNQDNLELSKARYELMKAVRTTLQNALAIVGVSAPEKM from the coding sequence ATGAATTCTTTAGAACAAGTAAAAGGATTGATTAAAGAAGAAATCCAAGCTGCTGTATTAAAGGCAGAATTAGCGACAGAAGAACAAATTCCAAACGTTGTATTAGAATCGCCAAAAGATAAAACAAATGGTGACTTCTCTACAAATATGGCAATGCAACTTGCACGCGTTGCGAAAAAAGCACCTCGTATGATTGCAGAAGAATTAGTTGCAAACTTCGATAAAGCAAAAGCTTCTATTGAAAAGATTGAAATCGCTGGTCCTGGTTTTATTAACTTCTACATGGATAATAGCTACTTAACAGACTTAATCCCAACAATCGTTAACGCTGGTGAAGCATACGGTGAAACGAATACTGGTAAAGGTGAAAAAGTACAAATTGAGTTCGTATCTGCGAATCCAACAGGCGATCTTCACTTAGGACATGCACGTGGTGCGGCAGTAGGGGACACTTTATGTAACGTATTAGCAAAAGCAGGATACGATGTATCTCGTGAGTACTACATTAATGATGCTGGTAACCAAATTCATAACTTAGCTCTTTCTGTTGAAGCTCGTTACATGCAAGCTTTAGGATTAGAGAAAGAAATGCCAGAAGACGGTTACCATGGTGCGGACATCATTGGAATCGGTAAACGTTTAGCAGAAGAATTTGGTGATCGTTATGCAAAAGCTGATGCAGAGGAAAGCTATGAATTCTATCGTTCATACGGTTTAAAATATGAGTTAGCAAAACTTCAAAAAGACTTAGCAAGCTTCCGTGTTAACTTCGATGTGTGGTTCTCAGAAACATCATTATACAAAAACGGAAAAATTGATCAAGCTCTTGCTGTATTAAAAGAGCGTGACGAAATCTTTGAAGAAGGCGGAGCAACTTGGTTCCGTTCAATGACTTACGGTGACGACAAAAACCGTGTATTAATTAAAAATGACGGTTCTTACACATACTTAACGCCAGATATCGCTTACCACAGTGATAAATTAGAGCGTGGTTTCGATAAGCTAATCAACATTTGGGGTGCTGACCACCACGGTTACATTCCTCGTATGAAAGCTGCTATTCAAGCGCTAGGTTACGATAAAGGAACACTTGAAGTAGAAATCATCCAAATGGTACAACTGTACCAAAATGGTGAAAAAATGAAAATGAGTAAGCGTACAGGTAAAGCAGTTACACTTCGTGAGCTTATGGAAGAAGTAGGCGTGGACGCAATGCGTTACTTCTTCGCAATGCGTAGCGGTGATTCTCATTTAGACTTCGATATGGACTTAGCTGTATCAAAATCTAATGAAAACCCAGTATACTATGCACAATATGCTCATGCTCGTGTATGCAGTATCCTTCGTCAAGGTGAAGAGTTAGGATTAGCTACAGGCGGAGACGTGAATTACAAACTTGTTACTTCTGAGAAAGAAGTAGAGTTACTGAAAAAACTTGGTGAATTCCCAGCTGTAGTTGCGGATGCAGCGCAAAAACGTCTGCCACACCGCATTACAAGCTATGCATTTGAATTAGCAGCAGCATTACACAGCTTCTACAATGCAGAAAAAGTATTAAACCAAGATAACTTAGAATTAAGTAAAGCTCGTTACGAATTAATGAAAGCAGTACGCACTACACTTCAAAATGCATTAGCAATCGTAGGAGTATCTGCACCAGAAAAAATGTAA
- a CDS encoding DUF1934 domain-containing protein: protein MKKQLAGLPVHVHFVTEIREGARKEAVAFEANGQYYVKGQGTYITFQEPNEQGEVKTIIKIQDEQVLIMRSGAISMRQTHVKGEWTTGTYTSELGTFALQTKTDNVLFKWSDEKKKGQLFLTYALLLSEQEAGRYTITINLKEAK, encoded by the coding sequence GTGAAGAAACAACTTGCAGGCTTGCCGGTACACGTTCATTTCGTAACAGAAATCCGTGAAGGGGCGAGAAAGGAAGCCGTTGCTTTTGAAGCAAATGGTCAATACTATGTAAAAGGTCAAGGTACATATATAACATTCCAAGAGCCGAACGAACAAGGCGAAGTGAAAACAATTATTAAAATTCAAGATGAACAAGTTCTCATTATGCGTTCAGGTGCTATTTCTATGCGTCAGACGCATGTGAAAGGTGAATGGACAACTGGTACGTATACGAGTGAACTTGGTACGTTTGCATTGCAAACGAAAACTGATAACGTTCTTTTTAAATGGTCGGATGAAAAGAAAAAAGGACAACTCTTCTTAACGTACGCATTGCTTCTAAGTGAACAAGAAGCTGGCAGATATACAATTACAATTAATTTGAAGGAGGCAAAATAA
- a CDS encoding S66 family peptidase, with protein MLKYFLNLNILSFKGVNLVLLTKLKKGDEIRVISPSCSLSIVSNTNRELATKRLTDMGFHVTFSKNAEEIDRFSSSSIASRVQDLHEAFRDPNVKAILTTLGGYNSNGLLKHLDYDLIRENPKFFCGYSDITALTNAIYAKTGLVTYSGPHFSSFGMEKGLDYTTDYFLKCLTSNGPIEMLPAETWSDDSWYIDQENREFIKNEGYVSIQEGETTGDIVGGNMSTFNLLQGTPYMPNLQDKILFLEEDSLTEKATLKTFDRYLHSLMQQPDFEHVKGIVIGRMQKGAECAIADIQEMIASKVELKHIPIIANASFGHTTPIFTFPIGGRATITSNTKSTSITILTN; from the coding sequence ATGTTAAAATATTTTTTAAATCTAAATATTCTTTCATTTAAAGGGGTGAATTTGGTGCTACTAACAAAATTAAAAAAAGGTGATGAAATAAGGGTTATTTCACCATCTTGTAGTTTAAGTATTGTCTCAAATACGAACCGAGAGCTTGCCACAAAAAGATTAACCGATATGGGCTTTCACGTTACATTCTCAAAAAATGCTGAAGAAATAGATCGCTTTTCTTCATCCTCTATTGCTTCACGAGTTCAAGATCTTCATGAAGCATTTAGAGACCCTAATGTAAAAGCAATTTTGACGACACTTGGCGGATACAACTCTAACGGTTTATTGAAACATCTCGATTATGATTTAATTCGAGAAAATCCGAAGTTTTTCTGCGGTTATTCTGATATTACCGCTTTAACTAACGCGATTTATGCTAAAACAGGCTTAGTTACATATTCAGGTCCTCACTTCTCTTCATTTGGAATGGAGAAAGGCCTCGATTATACGACCGATTACTTTTTAAAATGCTTAACTTCTAATGGGCCTATTGAAATGTTGCCGGCTGAAACATGGAGCGATGATTCTTGGTATATTGATCAGGAAAATCGAGAATTTATTAAAAATGAAGGATATGTTTCAATTCAAGAAGGAGAAACTACAGGAGATATTGTTGGTGGTAATATGAGCACATTTAATTTACTACAAGGTACGCCATATATGCCTAACTTACAGGACAAAATTTTATTTCTTGAAGAGGATAGTTTAACAGAAAAAGCTACTCTTAAAACTTTTGATCGATATTTACATTCTCTTATGCAGCAACCTGACTTTGAACATGTAAAAGGCATTGTTATAGGAAGAATGCAAAAAGGAGCAGAATGTGCGATAGCAGACATTCAAGAAATGATTGCTTCAAAGGTAGAACTTAAACATATACCTATCATTGCAAATGCTAGTTTTGGGCATACAACTCCTATTTTCACTTTTCCCATTGGCGGAAGAGCAACAATCACTTCTAATACAAAGAGCACATCTATTACAATTTTAACGAATTAA
- a CDS encoding YxeA family protein, with protein MKLVIKVLAVFAIILGGTAYYLNTKTEGVHAFVDNFFSNKEIQDYYAVIDKGEKKDDEYLYTFKGYTEDGKLQIIKRIVNRELHTGDFIKIYAKGMQGKGWAEIPKESIPQKALQKIEKV; from the coding sequence ATGAAATTGGTCATTAAAGTTTTAGCTGTGTTCGCCATTATTTTAGGGGGAACAGCATATTATTTAAACACAAAAACAGAAGGGGTACATGCTTTTGTAGACAACTTCTTTTCAAATAAAGAAATACAAGATTATTATGCAGTTATAGATAAAGGTGAGAAAAAAGACGATGAATATTTGTATACATTTAAAGGGTATACGGAAGACGGAAAGCTACAAATTATTAAAAGAATAGTGAACCGTGAATTGCATACAGGTGATTTTATAAAAATTTATGCAAAGGGTATGCAAGGAAAAGGATGGGCTGAAATCCCGAAAGAATCAATCCCGCAAAAGGCATTACAAAAAATAGAAAAAGTTTAA
- a CDS encoding PTS sugar transporter subunit IIC — protein sequence MAILQGLALLLVVLCLFTLFSYRAPYGMKAMGALANAAIASFLIEAFHRYIGGEMFHNDFLQSVGEASGSMSGVAAAILVALAIGVSPVYAVLIGIATSGFGILPGFFAGYVCAFVVKFLEKKLPAGVEFLAILFIAAPISRGMAMLMDPLVNATLGKIGSMISVATTESPIIMGIMLGGLITVISTSPLSSMALTAMLGLTGLPMAIGSLAVAASAPMNFIFFKRLKICSKKDTIAVAIEPLTQADVVSANPIPIYMTNFVGGALAGIITSLFQLVNNAPGTASPIPGLLVLFGFNDVIKVTIAAVLCGIVTTIVGYFGSIVFRKYPIRSADEIRGIASEEKIA from the coding sequence ATGGCTATCTTGCAAGGTTTAGCACTATTACTTGTTGTACTCTGTCTATTTACACTTTTTAGTTACCGTGCTCCTTACGGAATGAAAGCAATGGGTGCTTTAGCTAATGCAGCAATCGCGAGTTTTCTTATTGAGGCATTTCACCGTTATATCGGTGGAGAAATGTTTCATAATGACTTTTTACAATCAGTAGGAGAAGCTTCTGGTAGTATGAGCGGTGTCGCAGCGGCGATTTTAGTAGCATTAGCAATCGGTGTTTCACCCGTATACGCTGTTTTAATCGGTATAGCTACTAGTGGGTTCGGTATTTTACCAGGATTTTTCGCTGGATACGTTTGTGCTTTCGTCGTGAAATTTCTCGAAAAGAAATTACCAGCTGGTGTAGAATTTTTAGCAATTCTATTTATTGCCGCACCAATTTCACGTGGAATGGCCATGCTTATGGATCCACTCGTTAACGCAACACTCGGTAAAATCGGTTCTATGATTTCAGTTGCAACTACAGAAAGTCCTATCATTATGGGTATTATGCTTGGTGGATTAATAACAGTTATTTCTACATCTCCATTAAGTTCTATGGCACTAACTGCAATGCTTGGATTAACTGGTTTACCAATGGCAATTGGTAGTCTTGCCGTAGCAGCTTCTGCCCCAATGAACTTCATTTTCTTTAAACGACTAAAAATCTGTTCAAAGAAAGATACAATCGCTGTGGCAATCGAGCCGTTAACACAAGCCGATGTTGTCTCAGCAAACCCAATTCCTATCTATATGACAAACTTTGTTGGCGGTGCGCTTGCCGGTATTATTACGTCGCTATTCCAGCTCGTTAATAATGCACCAGGGACAGCATCACCAATTCCAGGACTTCTCGTATTGTTCGGATTTAATGATGTAATAAAAGTAACGATTGCTGCCGTATTATGTGGAATCGTTACCACAATTGTTGGATACTTCGGTTCCATTGTGTTCCGCAAATATCCAATCCGTTCTGCTGATGAAATTCGCGGAATTGCTTCGGAAGAGAAAATCGCATAA
- the speB gene encoding agmatinase — MRFDEAYSGKVFIKSHPSFEESEAVIYGMPMDWTVSYRPGSRFGPARIREVSIGLEEYSPYLDRELEEVKYFDAGDIPLPFGNPQRSIDMIEEYVAKLLDAGKFPLGLGGEHLVSWPIFKAMAKKYPDLAIIHMDAHTDLRESYEGEPLSHSTPIRKVCDLIGPENVYSFGIRSGMKEEFEWAKEVGMNLYKFDVLEPLKEVLPKLAGRPVYVTIDIDVLDPAHAPGTGTLEAGGITSKELLESIVAIANSNIKVVGADLVEVAPVYDHSDQTPIAASKFVREMLLGWVK; from the coding sequence ATGCGTTTTGATGAAGCTTATTCAGGTAAAGTATTTATTAAAAGTCATCCAAGTTTTGAAGAGTCAGAGGCAGTTATTTACGGGATGCCAATGGATTGGACAGTAAGCTACCGTCCAGGTTCTCGTTTTGGCCCTGCACGTATTCGTGAAGTATCGATTGGACTAGAGGAATACAGTCCATATCTAGATCGTGAACTAGAAGAAGTAAAGTACTTTGATGCGGGTGATATTCCATTACCATTTGGGAACCCACAGCGCAGCATAGACATGATTGAAGAATATGTAGCAAAACTATTAGATGCCGGTAAGTTTCCACTAGGTCTCGGCGGAGAGCACTTAGTGTCTTGGCCAATTTTTAAGGCAATGGCAAAAAAATATCCGGATTTAGCAATCATCCATATGGATGCTCATACTGACTTACGTGAGTCATATGAGGGAGAGCCTTTATCCCACTCTACACCAATTCGTAAAGTGTGCGATTTAATTGGTCCGGAAAACGTATATTCTTTCGGTATTCGTTCTGGAATGAAGGAAGAATTCGAATGGGCAAAAGAAGTAGGTATGAACTTATATAAATTTGACGTATTAGAACCGTTAAAAGAAGTATTACCGAAACTTGCAGGACGCCCAGTCTATGTCACAATTGACATCGACGTATTAGACCCAGCTCACGCTCCTGGAACAGGAACATTAGAAGCTGGAGGTATCACATCTAAAGAACTATTAGAGTCCATCGTAGCAATTGCAAATTCAAATATAAAAGTAGTCGGAGCAGACTTAGTAGAAGTAGCTCCAGTCTACGATCATAGTGATCAAACACCAATCGCAGCAAGCAAATTCGTGCGGGAAATGCTGCTCGGTTGGGTGAAATAA
- the speE gene encoding polyamine aminopropyltransferase, with translation MELWFTEKQTKHFGITARINRTLHTEQTEFQKLDMVETEEFGNMLILDGMVMTTEKDEFVYHEMVAHVPLFTHPNPENVLVVGGGDGGVIREVLKHPSVKKATLVEIDGKVIEYSKQYLPSIAGALDNERVEVKVGDGFLHIAESENEYDVIMVDSTEPVGPAVNLFTKGFYAGISKALKEDGIFVAQTDNPWFTPELITTVFKDVKEIFPITRLYTANIPTYPSGLWTFTIGSKKHDPLEVSEERFHEIETKYYTKELHNAAFALPKFVGDLIK, from the coding sequence ATGGAACTATGGTTCACTGAAAAACAAACAAAGCATTTTGGAATTACGGCGCGTATTAACCGCACATTACATACGGAGCAAACAGAATTCCAAAAACTTGATATGGTTGAAACGGAAGAGTTTGGAAACATGCTTATTTTAGATGGCATGGTTATGACAACAGAAAAGGACGAGTTCGTTTATCATGAAATGGTAGCGCACGTACCTTTATTTACACATCCAAACCCTGAGAATGTATTAGTTGTTGGCGGAGGCGATGGTGGTGTTATTCGTGAAGTTTTAAAACACCCAAGCGTGAAGAAAGCAACTCTTGTTGAAATCGATGGAAAAGTAATTGAGTACTCTAAGCAGTACTTACCATCAATTGCAGGTGCATTAGATAATGAGCGTGTAGAAGTAAAAGTAGGAGACGGTTTCCTACACATCGCAGAAAGCGAAAACGAATATGACGTAATTATGGTAGATTCTACTGAGCCAGTAGGCCCAGCAGTAAACCTATTTACAAAAGGCTTCTACGCTGGAATTTCGAAAGCGTTAAAAGAAGATGGTATTTTCGTTGCTCAAACGGACAATCCTTGGTTTACACCAGAACTAATTACAACTGTATTTAAAGACGTAAAAGAGATTTTCCCAATTACTCGTCTATACACAGCAAACATTCCGACGTATCCAAGTGGACTTTGGACGTTCACAATCGGATCTAAAAAACATGATCCATTAGAAGTAAGTGAAGAACGTTTCCATGAAATCGAAACGAAATATTACACAAAAGAATTACACAATGCAGCATTCGCACTACCGAAATTTGTTGGCGATTTAATTAAGTAA
- a CDS encoding MFS transporter — MESKQKLGKLITVIATFLAFSGIGVVDPILPSIAEQIGATHWQVEMLFTAYILTMAIMMLPAGIFASRFGDKRMMTIGLAIVTVFAFICGISQTIAQLSIFRAGWGLGNAMFFATAMTLLIALSKEVHEAVGLYEAAIGLGMAGGPLLGGILGGHSWRYPFFATSILIFLAFILVFFFVKEPERKVKRKAAGMGELLNLVKYKPFMQGAISGMLYYYGFFVVLAYSPLIMHLSAIQLGFVFCGWGLALAYGSAILAHKLEGKYEPKTVLKGSLLVFAMLLIALFFVKIMWLQIVLIVLSGLASGLNNALFTSYVMDISPYERSITSGVYNFVRWLGGAIAPILSGVIGHTVSPQSPFLVGGIVVLVGCVMILIPIRKPVEIETKALS, encoded by the coding sequence ATGGAGAGCAAACAAAAATTAGGGAAATTGATTACAGTGATCGCTACCTTCCTTGCCTTTTCAGGTATAGGGGTAGTCGACCCGATTTTACCAAGTATTGCTGAGCAAATTGGTGCAACACATTGGCAAGTCGAGATGTTATTTACAGCATATATTTTAACGATGGCAATTATGATGTTACCAGCTGGAATATTTGCATCAAGATTTGGTGATAAACGAATGATGACAATTGGTCTTGCGATTGTAACTGTATTTGCTTTTATATGCGGTATATCGCAAACGATTGCTCAATTATCTATTTTCCGCGCAGGATGGGGATTAGGAAATGCGATGTTCTTCGCAACGGCGATGACATTATTAATTGCATTAAGTAAAGAAGTTCATGAAGCAGTAGGATTATATGAAGCAGCTATCGGTTTAGGGATGGCAGGTGGACCGTTATTAGGCGGGATATTAGGTGGACATTCTTGGCGTTACCCATTTTTCGCGACGAGTATTTTAATTTTCTTAGCATTTATTTTAGTTTTCTTTTTTGTAAAAGAACCGGAGCGAAAAGTGAAGCGTAAAGCAGCGGGCATGGGGGAATTACTTAACTTGGTGAAGTATAAACCGTTTATGCAAGGTGCCATTTCAGGGATGTTATATTACTACGGATTTTTCGTCGTTTTAGCATATTCACCACTTATTATGCATTTATCTGCTATTCAATTAGGATTTGTATTTTGTGGATGGGGATTAGCGCTAGCTTACGGATCAGCAATTTTAGCACATAAGCTAGAAGGTAAATATGAACCGAAAACAGTGTTAAAGGGTAGTTTACTCGTATTTGCGATGTTATTAATTGCACTATTCTTCGTAAAAATTATGTGGTTACAAATCGTGTTAATCGTTCTATCTGGATTAGCATCAGGATTAAATAATGCGTTATTTACAAGTTATGTAATGGATATTTCACCTTATGAAAGATCTATTACATCAGGTGTTTATAACTTCGTTCGTTGGTTAGGAGGCGCGATTGCTCCAATTTTATCAGGAGTTATCGGTCATACAGTTTCGCCGCAAAGCCCGTTTTTAGTCGGTGGAATTGTTGTGTTAGTTGGTTGCGTTATGATCTTAATTCCGATTCGTAAACCGGTAGAAATAGAGACAAAAGCCCTTTCTTAA
- a CDS encoding MerR family transcriptional regulator — MYKIDEVTKQVGLTKRTLRYYEEIGLIHPPERSEGNIRLYTDEDIAKIKRIVEAKEVLGITLQEMQHFLSLKERMEQRRNSENPRDREVIQEIKEMLENQVQTLDEKMEQMQRVKAELEDSLHRAVTFLESTKGE, encoded by the coding sequence ATGTATAAAATTGATGAAGTAACAAAGCAAGTTGGTTTAACAAAGCGTACACTTCGTTATTATGAGGAAATTGGTTTAATTCATCCCCCAGAACGCAGTGAAGGGAATATTCGCCTGTATACAGACGAGGACATTGCAAAAATCAAAAGGATTGTGGAAGCAAAAGAAGTACTAGGAATTACGCTTCAAGAAATGCAACATTTCTTATCATTAAAAGAAAGAATGGAGCAAAGAAGAAATAGTGAGAACCCTCGTGACCGCGAAGTGATTCAAGAGATTAAAGAGATGCTTGAAAACCAAGTGCAAACGTTAGACGAGAAAATGGAGCAAATGCAGCGCGTGAAGGCGGAGCTCGAGGACAGTTTACATCGTGCAGTGACATTTTTAGAGAGTACAAAAGGAGAGTAA
- a CDS encoding glycerophosphodiester phosphodiesterase, protein MNKPLIFAHRGVKGTHPENTMIAFQEAERIGAHGIELDVHLSKDGELVVIHDETVDRTTNGVGLVSEKTVEELQVLDAGSHKDPSFHEAKIPTLREVFIWLSTTNLQLNIELKTDVIHYPIIEEKVVALVREYHLSNQIAFSSFNHDSVSLLAEIAPEIPRAILYDTPLADPIAEAKKRGATGLHPNFQLLTKEFVQLAQGQGYVFRPYTINEYKDLQTMIDYGVDVIITDWPARAFELLS, encoded by the coding sequence ATGAATAAACCACTTATTTTCGCTCATCGCGGGGTAAAAGGAACACACCCAGAAAATACGATGATTGCCTTCCAAGAGGCTGAACGCATTGGTGCTCACGGAATTGAACTTGATGTTCATCTATCAAAAGATGGTGAACTAGTTGTTATTCATGATGAAACAGTGGACCGTACAACAAATGGCGTGGGACTTGTTTCTGAGAAAACTGTAGAAGAATTACAAGTTTTAGATGCTGGTAGCCATAAAGACCCTTCTTTCCATGAGGCAAAAATCCCAACGTTACGAGAAGTATTTATTTGGCTCTCTACAACAAATTTACAACTTAACATTGAATTAAAAACAGATGTTATTCACTATCCAATTATTGAAGAAAAGGTCGTCGCTCTCGTTCGTGAATATCATCTATCCAATCAAATTGCATTTTCATCATTTAACCACGATTCCGTTTCATTATTAGCAGAAATTGCTCCAGAAATTCCAAGAGCGATTTTGTACGATACACCACTTGCAGATCCTATTGCTGAAGCAAAAAAACGTGGGGCAACTGGATTACATCCAAACTTTCAATTATTAACGAAAGAGTTTGTCCAATTAGCACAGGGGCAAGGATACGTTTTTCGTCCTTACACCATTAATGAATATAAAGATTTACAAACTATGATTGATTATGGCGTAGATGTTATTATTACCGATTGGCCAGCGCGTGCTTTTGAGCTCCTTTCTTAA
- a CDS encoding transglycosylase domain-containing protein, which translates to MDQTMNPKLKKYKRLFFTVMFSCVLFFVFSFFIIIVAAKIMGPPPVAVPQTSVFYANDDTVIGQSNEMQKRYNVSLDEISPYVKGATLSIEDQRFYKHHGFDMKRIAGAIVADLKAMAKVQGASTITQQYARNLYLDHDKTWKRKLLEAMYTVRLEVNYNKNHILEGYLNTIYYGHGAYGIEAASRLYFDKTAKELTLAEASMLAGIPKGPSFYSPFLKEERAKGRQSLILNEMVEQGYITKQQAASAKKETLTFASLDTKKVAEIAPYFQDAVQASLLRDIGLDEQALQRGGLRIYTTLDPKLQSVAEQAVKNHIPETTNIQTALVSMNPKTGEVAALVGGTDYNTSQFNRATQAARQPGSTFKPFLYYAALERGFTPATRLKSEYTVFTLGDGVSKYKPKNYKNYYADDFVTMAQALAVSDNVYAVKTNLFLGEDILTKTAKQFGITSALKDVPSLALGTSPVKPIEMVNAYSMFANGGKEVKPIFIRRIVDHEGNMLYDAHLESKQVLDKSKAFVMEEMMTGMFNKKLSSYAAVTGQSMLSKLSRTYAGKSGSTETDSWMIGFTPQLVTGVWIGYDQPKSISNVAEQGYAKKIWTDTMEKGLDGQPKKEFKQPTDVVAVDVNPENGKIATKNCPISVKMYFAKGTEPTEYCMDHVDGKEEFEKVSEEKKKTGWWKKYLPW; encoded by the coding sequence ATGGATCAAACTATGAATCCAAAACTTAAAAAATATAAACGTCTTTTCTTCACCGTAATGTTTTCTTGTGTTCTTTTTTTCGTTTTTTCCTTTTTTATTATCATTGTAGCTGCAAAAATTATGGGACCTCCCCCTGTTGCGGTTCCGCAAACGAGTGTCTTTTACGCTAATGATGACACTGTTATAGGACAAAGTAATGAAATGCAAAAACGCTATAATGTATCTCTCGATGAAATTTCTCCTTATGTAAAAGGGGCGACACTATCTATTGAAGATCAACGATTCTACAAACATCATGGCTTTGATATGAAGCGCATTGCTGGTGCCATTGTTGCCGATTTAAAAGCAATGGCAAAAGTACAAGGTGCTAGTACTATCACACAACAGTATGCTCGTAACCTATACTTAGATCATGATAAAACGTGGAAGCGTAAACTATTAGAAGCAATGTATACCGTTCGTCTTGAAGTGAACTATAATAAAAATCATATTTTAGAAGGGTATTTAAATACAATTTATTACGGGCATGGTGCTTACGGAATTGAAGCTGCTTCCCGCCTGTATTTCGATAAAACTGCAAAAGAATTAACATTAGCAGAAGCTAGTATGCTCGCAGGCATTCCGAAAGGACCTAGTTTCTACTCTCCCTTTTTAAAAGAAGAGCGTGCTAAAGGGCGTCAATCTCTCATACTAAATGAAATGGTAGAACAAGGGTATATTACAAAACAGCAAGCTGCCTCAGCAAAAAAAGAGACACTTACTTTTGCCTCATTGGATACGAAAAAAGTTGCAGAAATTGCACCTTATTTCCAAGATGCTGTACAAGCTTCCCTTCTTCGTGATATCGGATTAGATGAGCAAGCCTTACAGCGAGGTGGTTTACGTATTTATACAACGCTAGACCCTAAATTACAATCTGTAGCAGAGCAAGCTGTAAAAAATCATATACCTGAAACAACAAACATCCAAACTGCCCTCGTCTCTATGAATCCAAAAACGGGTGAAGTGGCTGCCCTTGTTGGTGGAACTGATTATAATACGAGTCAATTTAACAGGGCTACACAAGCCGCTCGTCAGCCCGGGTCTACATTCAAGCCGTTCCTATATTATGCAGCCTTAGAACGAGGATTCACCCCTGCCACACGCTTAAAAAGCGAATACACGGTATTCACTTTAGGTGACGGTGTTTCAAAGTATAAACCAAAAAACTATAAAAACTATTATGCAGACGATTTTGTGACAATGGCACAAGCACTCGCTGTTTCTGATAACGTATATGCTGTGAAGACGAATTTATTTTTAGGCGAAGACATTCTTACAAAAACAGCGAAGCAATTCGGCATCACTAGCGCATTAAAAGATGTTCCGTCTCTCGCCCTCGGCACATCTCCTGTAAAACCAATTGAAATGGTCAATGCTTATAGCATGTTTGCAAACGGCGGGAAAGAAGTAAAACCAATCTTTATAAGGCGCATCGTTGATCATGAAGGAAATATGCTATACGATGCTCATTTAGAAAGTAAACAAGTTCTAGATAAAAGCAAAGCCTTTGTGATGGAAGAAATGATGACAGGTATGTTTAATAAAAAACTAAGCAGTTATGCCGCTGTGACCGGTCAATCGATGTTATCAAAACTATCAAGAACATATGCCGGGAAATCTGGCTCTACAGAAACTGATAGTTGGATGATTGGATTTACCCCGCAACTTGTAACAGGGGTTTGGATTGGATACGATCAACCTAAATCCATTTCAAATGTAGCAGAACAAGGATACGCGAAAAAAATATGGACCGATACAATGGAAAAAGGATTAGATGGACAGCCTAAAAAAGAGTTCAAACAACCAACAGATGTTGTTGCTGTCGACGTTAACCCTGAAAACGGTAAGATTGCGACAAAAAATTGTCCCATTTCTGTGAAGATGTATTTCGCAAAAGGTACAGAGCCAACAGAGTACTGTATGGATCACGTTGATGGTAAGGAAGAGTTCGAAAAGGTTAGTGAAGAAAAGAAAAAGACGGGTTGGTGGAAAAAATATCTCCCGTGGTAA